The genomic interval CGTGTTCAACGGCGGTGCGACGAGCGTAGCCGCAGTACTGACAATTGCATTTGCATTCGGGCTGTCCGTGGTCGCAATGGCATACGCCATCGGTCCGATTTCGGGTTGCCACATCAATCCAGCCATTACGCTGGGCGTATGGCTCAGCGGCAGAATGAAAGGGAGCGAAGCCTGCGGGTACATGCTGGCACAGGTAATCGGCGCATTGGCAGGCTCCGCGATCATCTGGGCCATAGTCAACAGCGGAAGCATAACTCTCGGGGCTACGGCGACGGGTGCGAATTCGTATGCCGAAGGCAACCTTGTACCGGCATTGATCGCAGAAACCGTCTTTTCCTTTATTTTCGTTTTCGTCGTACTTCGGACCACGGATACCGAGAACGGTGCAGGACAGTTTGCAGGGTTAGCCATCGGGCTGACACTCGTGCTGATCCATATCGTTTGTATTCCGCTGACCGGAACATCTGTTAACCCGGCCCGCTCGATCGCTCCCGCCCTGTTCGAAGGCGGCACGGCACTTGCACAACTCTGGGTATTCATCGTGGCTCCTTTGTTGGGAGGCGCTTTGGCTGCATTGGCGGTCAAACGATAATTCAATAATCACAAAATCCAACGGCGGCGGGCAGAAATGCCCGCCGCCGTTGGATTTACGGAAGCTTTGTATGTATAAAGCCAACAGGCCGTGCGTCATTCGTTCATTGCATCGATCTTGGGAATCTCTCACATCGACGTAGGAGAACCACTCCACGCCGTTTTCCAGCAAGGCTTCCTTCGTCTCCTCGAACCTCGTTCGACGGATGACAGCTTCGATTTTCTTCATAATATATTGGATTGGGTTTGGGTATTCTCTGGAATCC from uncultured Alistipes sp. carries:
- a CDS encoding aquaporin; its protein translation is MKNKYIAEALGTMVLVLLGCGAAVFNGGATSVAAVLTIAFAFGLSVVAMAYAIGPISGCHINPAITLGVWLSGRMKGSEACGYMLAQVIGALAGSAIIWAIVNSGSITLGATATGANSYAEGNLVPALIAETVFSFIFVFVVLRTTDTENGAGQFAGLAIGLTLVLIHIVCIPLTGTSVNPARSIAPALFEGGTALAQLWVFIVAPLLGGALAALAVKR